The genomic stretch TATCGCCAGAACCTGGAGTTCATGAACGGCAACGGTGATGACGATAAAGATACGACGGTTCAAACCCTGCCCGAGTTGGAAGCCTTTGCTTTCCAGCAGCGACTGGGCAGCACGCCGGTCGAGGTCGCAGCCGAGGCCAAGTACGATTATTTCACACGCAAATATGGGCATACAGGTCATCGCATGCGGCTGACCCCCGAGCTAAAAGTGCCCATGAGCAATGACTATGTGACCTTCATTCCCAATGCATCCATCGATCACACGTCCTACAACGTGTCGCGCCACGAGGCGTTCGGGGAGCAGAAGATTACCGATAAGGGTGGCCGGACCAGAACCATCAACACCAGCAAGGTCGAAGATGGCTACAGCAGCCGCACCACCTGGAAGGCCGGATTCACCGCCTTCAGCGAGATGACCCGGACATTCGATCTGGAAGAGATGCCCGAAGCAGACCCATCCCTGGCCGGAACATCCCGCTGGACCCGGTTGCGCCACTCGGTCATTCCCCGTGTCAGCTATGCTTACACGCCGACCATCACCGGTCAGGATAAACACCCGTATTTCGATGAGTTTGACCGCATCGACGGTCTGAACGAAGTGACCTACTCACTGACCAATGTTCTGAATCGCCGTCTGGATACCGTGGTCCTGTCGCCCAACAGCGGGCAATCTCCGCAGGCGGCTTTGGCAACAAGTTATCTCGAATTCATTCGGTTCCGTCTGGAACAGTCCTATGATCAGAACGAGGCGTCCCGCAATGCGGACCGGGACGAGTACGAACGCCGTCCCTTCTCCGATGTGTTGGCCGAGCTGAAAGTTCGACCGCGGGAATACGTCGATCTGGTGACCCGGACCTGGTTCTCGCCCTACCTGACCGAGTTCACCCAGACCGAGACCGACGTACGCTTTTTCAAGGATGGACTGGGTGAGATCATTGTCGGGTACGACTATCTGACAAAAATTGATGAGTACAAGCGTGAGCGGGACAAAACCCTGTCCATTGCCCGTCTGGAAGGCACCTGGGAAATCAACGATGAGTTCTCGCTCAATGCCATCTACCGTCATGATTTCAACAGCGAGCGTGACCTCGAACGCACATTGACGCTCAGTTGGTTCTCCGGGTGTTACACCCTCCACTTCGGATATTCCCAGAAGCCTGACGACGACCGGTTTGAATTCGGTTTCGACCTGATGAACTTCTAACGGGCAGGGCTGCTGTCATGGACGCATTCCACGCCTGGCAGAGGGCTTGCCCGCAGCAAGGATTGTATGGAAAAGAAAGCTGATATCCGTGTTCTTCCTCCGGGGCTGAAAAATCAGATTGCCGCCGGTGAAGTGGTTGAGCGCCCCTCCAGCGTCGTCAAGGAACTGGTGGAGAACAGCCTCGACGCCGGTGCCATGCGAGTGGACGTGACCGTGGAAAAGGGCGGCCAATCCCTGATCCTCGTTCAGGATAACGGGTGGGGCGTTGATCCCGAGCAGCTCAATCTGGCTGTGACGCGTCATGCAACCAGTAAGATCACGGGGTTTGACGACCTTGCCTCCATTTCTTCCTTCGGATTTCGGGGGGAGGCGCTTCCTTCCATCGCTTCGGTATCCCGTTTTACCATGACCTCCTGCCATCAGGGCAGTGATGAGGCGGCTTTCATCGAAGTTCGGGGCGGCGAAGTCGCTTCGGAAGGGCCAGCCGCCCTTGCTTCCGGTACCCGCGTGGAAGTCCGGGATTTGTTCTCCAATACTCCGGCACGCCTTAAATTTCTCAAGACCGAAGCAACGGAAAACAAGCGGTGCCAGGATACGCTCATGCGGATCAGTCTGGCCCATTTGCAGTCCGCGTTCTCATTGACCATGGGCGGACGCGAGGCGTTTCGCCTTCCGGCCGGGCAGGATCTTGCCACGAGACTGCAGACCTTCTGGCCGCCTGCGGTCTGCGAAGGGTTGCGTCCATTTGATTATGAACGGGAGGATTACCGCGCACATGGTGTGGCGGGTTCTCCGGCCACAGCTCAGGGGCGCGGCGACCGCATCCTGCTCTACGTCAATGGCAGGCCCGTACAGGACAAGATGATGCTCAGCGCGGTGCGTCAGGCGTACCGGGGAATGCTTATTTCGCGTGAATATCCGCAGATCGTGTTGTTTTTGGAACTGCCCAACAACGAAGTGGACGTCAACGTACACCCCGCCAAAATGGAAGTCCGTTTTCTGGAAGAGAGCCGGGTCTTTTCGGTCATCCGTGGCGGGATCATGCAGGCTATCAATTCCATGAATGACGGCCCCTCGGAGGAGCCAACCTTTTCAGGTTCTGCAGCTTCGAGCATGTCGGAGTACCATCGCCCTGAAAGTGGTGGAAGCGCGCTGCCCACCAAGCGGGCGCATCGTCCTTCAGGGAGTTCGGATGGGCCGAAGTTCTCCTCGTATCGCGAATTTCAAAGTGAATACAATCCGCCCAAGGATATTCCGCTGCCGGTGCCACCGCCGAGTGGCATGCGCCATGGTGGTCGTGACGAATTTCCCGGTGACGATGACTCGCTGCTGGAGGCTCGCGGAACAATGCCGTCGGTCTCTCCGTCAAGAGAGGCTGT from Pseudodesulfovibrio profundus encodes the following:
- a CDS encoding LPS-assembly protein LptD, which translates into the protein MRRKRTIWWILCLAAVLILCLPLTLLGKNPKLDRVRKYVMDIPESETAAKQDEWTFSADRVVGDHTSEYVEAHGNCTLSMGDNELRADFARYYQTTGWVFLKGNIRARWGGDFLEADEGEFDLNNMTGWLKNGKLFMAKPHIYVEAERVGKSKGDSYTFKNAKVTACEGERPAWSVSTEEGDIDLDGQVKLYRSAFRIKDIPVFYWPYMSLPGRMERQTGFLTPYISSSSKLGFQTNLPYYWVINDEMDATFYQNYMSKRGYMQGVEFRHVEDEDSKGMWKVDYLKDSRTADSEADEYKSYNDDGLARPNSNRWWVRGKYNGWLGSPNIKVKVDLDAVSDQNYLRDFNRGPNGFDQTRDDFLDAFGRDIEDKDDNIRTSTLLASRSWDRFGLSSKIQYRQNLEFMNGNGDDDKDTTVQTLPELEAFAFQQRLGSTPVEVAAEAKYDYFTRKYGHTGHRMRLTPELKVPMSNDYVTFIPNASIDHTSYNVSRHEAFGEQKITDKGGRTRTINTSKVEDGYSSRTTWKAGFTAFSEMTRTFDLEEMPEADPSLAGTSRWTRLRHSVIPRVSYAYTPTITGQDKHPYFDEFDRIDGLNEVTYSLTNVLNRRLDTVVLSPNSGQSPQAALATSYLEFIRFRLEQSYDQNEASRNADRDEYERRPFSDVLAELKVRPREYVDLVTRTWFSPYLTEFTQTETDVRFFKDGLGEIIVGYDYLTKIDEYKRERDKTLSIARLEGTWEINDEFSLNAIYRHDFNSERDLERTLTLSWFSGCYTLHFGYSQKPDDDRFEFGFDLMNF
- the mutL gene encoding DNA mismatch repair endonuclease MutL, yielding MEKKADIRVLPPGLKNQIAAGEVVERPSSVVKELVENSLDAGAMRVDVTVEKGGQSLILVQDNGWGVDPEQLNLAVTRHATSKITGFDDLASISSFGFRGEALPSIASVSRFTMTSCHQGSDEAAFIEVRGGEVASEGPAALASGTRVEVRDLFSNTPARLKFLKTEATENKRCQDTLMRISLAHLQSAFSLTMGGREAFRLPAGQDLATRLQTFWPPAVCEGLRPFDYEREDYRAHGVAGSPATAQGRGDRILLYVNGRPVQDKMMLSAVRQAYRGMLISREYPQIVLFLELPNNEVDVNVHPAKMEVRFLEESRVFSVIRGGIMQAINSMNDGPSEEPTFSGSAASSMSEYHRPESGGSALPTKRAHRPSGSSDGPKFSSYREFQSEYNPPKDIPLPVPPPSGMRHGGRDEFPGDDDSLLEARGTMPSVSPSREAVLQGTDYTYLGQVADTYLVVRQGNALVLIDQHAAHERVLLAAMREERTRGDSQPLAIPLEITLHTSQVDVLQNLWEELGAMGFKMSMDGPTKVQIRGIPPTLDTGKAREYITDALAEKVRTMDDLWTMMSCKTAIKAGQPLAVDEALALLDVWLKTPEREYCPHGRPVVLKWNPLDLEKLFKRK